Proteins encoded within one genomic window of Thunnus albacares chromosome 13, fThuAlb1.1, whole genome shotgun sequence:
- the gng3 gene encoding guanine nucleotide-binding protein G(I)/G(S)/G(O) subunit gamma-3, with translation MKGDTPVNSTMSVGQARKLVEQLKIEASFCRIKVSKAAADLMAYCDAHACDDPLITPVPTSENPFREKKFFCALL, from the exons ATGAAAGGAGACACCCCAGTGAACAGCACCATGAGTGTCGGCCAAGCCAGGAAGCTGGTGGAGCAACTGAAGATAGAGGCTAGTTTCTGCAGGATAAAG GTATCAAAGGCAGCGGCCGACCTGATGGCGTACTGTGACGCACACGCCTGTGACGACCCCCTGATCACCCCCGTACCCACCTCAGAGAACCCCTTCAGGGAGAAGAAGTTCTTCTGCGCTCTGCTTTGA